In Fibrobacter sp. UWH6, one genomic interval encodes:
- a CDS encoding glycogen/starch/alpha-glucan phosphorylase produces the protein MAKATKKVEAPVLGTDAESFRKAFTDHIHHTLARNSVTVTDHEKFLAVAYAVRDRLVDRWIKTQETYYEKDVKRVYYLSLEFLIGRTLGNSVLNLDVEGAVTEALDELGMSLEDLREQEVDAGLGNGGLGRLAACFLDSMATLELPATGMGIRYEYGMFSQKIVNGEQEEQPDNWLRLPNPWEIARPANAIKVPFYGYVVSWMDEKGKLRNRWETKDYVLALPYDTPIPGYKNNTVNNLRLWSAKSTDDFGLSYFNNGDYIAAVQDMELSETISKVLYPNDSSMNGKELRLKQQYFLCSASLQDIIKRFKKLHNNDWKMFPEKVAIQLNDTHPAISIAEMMRILLDEENLEWDEAWEIVTKTFAYTNHTLMPEALEKWPVSLFEKLLPRHLQIIFEINARFLRMVSLKWPGDNARLGRMSLIEEGGCKMIRMAYLSIVGSYAVNGVAALHSDLLKTTLFKDFYELWPEKFNNKTNGVTPRRWVRKANPAMSDLITSKIGDSWVKDLDDLRKLEKLAKDAKFQKAFMDVKKQNKERLAKYLKEAQGVELDTNMFFDVQVKRIHEYKRQLLNILHAIHLYIQIKDGKEIMPRTIMIGGKSAPGYWMAKQIIRLANAVAAIIDADPACKGKLKMVFLENYRVSFAEKIIPAADLSEQISTAGTEASGTGNMKFALNGALTIGTLDGANVEMKEEVGDENIFIFGLTVEEVTDLLAKGYRPRDFYESDDDLRRVIDLIGSGFFSPDRPDLFKHIADKLLTHDPYMLCADFRSYVDMQKKVAEAYQDKKHWAEMAILNVARMGKFSSDRTIDQYAKEIWNAKACSIKL, from the coding sequence ATGGCAAAAGCAACTAAGAAAGTAGAAGCCCCCGTGCTCGGCACCGATGCGGAATCCTTCCGTAAGGCCTTTACCGACCACATTCATCACACCTTGGCCCGTAACAGCGTTACTGTTACCGACCACGAAAAGTTCCTGGCAGTGGCATACGCCGTCCGTGACCGTCTGGTAGACCGCTGGATCAAGACCCAGGAAACCTACTACGAAAAGGACGTGAAGCGCGTCTACTATCTGTCTCTGGAATTTTTGATCGGCCGTACCCTCGGCAACTCCGTTCTGAACCTGGACGTCGAAGGTGCTGTGACCGAAGCTCTCGATGAACTGGGCATGAGCCTGGAAGACCTCCGCGAACAGGAAGTGGACGCAGGTCTCGGTAACGGCGGTCTCGGCCGTCTCGCCGCTTGCTTCCTGGATTCCATGGCAACTCTCGAACTCCCCGCCACCGGTATGGGCATCCGTTATGAATACGGCATGTTCAGCCAGAAGATCGTGAACGGCGAACAGGAAGAACAGCCGGATAACTGGCTGCGTCTCCCCAACCCGTGGGAAATCGCTCGCCCGGCTAACGCAATCAAGGTTCCTTTCTACGGCTACGTCGTTAGCTGGATGGACGAAAAGGGCAAGCTCCGCAACCGTTGGGAAACCAAGGACTACGTCCTGGCCCTCCCCTACGATACTCCGATTCCGGGTTACAAGAACAACACCGTGAACAACCTGCGCCTCTGGAGCGCCAAGTCCACCGACGACTTCGGCCTCTCCTACTTCAACAACGGTGACTACATCGCCGCTGTGCAGGACATGGAACTTTCCGAAACCATTTCCAAGGTTCTCTACCCGAATGACTCCTCCATGAACGGTAAGGAACTGCGCCTCAAGCAGCAGTACTTCCTCTGCTCCGCTTCTCTGCAGGACATCATCAAGCGCTTCAAGAAGCTCCACAACAACGACTGGAAGATGTTCCCCGAAAAGGTGGCTATCCAGCTGAACGACACCCATCCGGCAATCTCCATCGCCGAAATGATGCGCATCCTCCTGGACGAAGAAAACCTGGAATGGGATGAAGCATGGGAAATCGTCACCAAGACTTTCGCATACACCAACCACACCTTGATGCCGGAAGCTCTGGAAAAGTGGCCCGTCAGCCTCTTCGAAAAGCTGCTCCCCCGTCATCTCCAGATTATCTTCGAAATCAACGCCCGCTTCCTGCGCATGGTTTCCCTCAAGTGGCCCGGCGACAACGCACGTCTCGGCCGCATGAGCCTCATCGAAGAAGGTGGCTGCAAGATGATCCGCATGGCATACCTCTCCATCGTAGGTTCCTACGCTGTGAACGGTGTGGCCGCTCTGCACTCCGACCTTCTCAAGACCACCCTGTTCAAGGACTTCTACGAACTGTGGCCTGAAAAGTTCAACAACAAGACTAACGGCGTTACTCCTCGCCGCTGGGTCCGCAAGGCTAACCCGGCTATGTCTGACCTCATCACCTCCAAGATCGGTGACTCCTGGGTTAAGGACCTGGACGATCTGCGCAAGCTGGAAAAGCTGGCCAAGGACGCCAAGTTCCAGAAGGCCTTCATGGACGTGAAGAAGCAGAACAAGGAACGCCTGGCCAAGTACCTGAAGGAAGCACAGGGTGTCGAGCTGGATACCAACATGTTCTTCGACGTCCAGGTCAAGCGTATTCACGAATACAAGCGCCAGCTGTTGAACATCCTCCACGCTATCCACCTGTACATCCAGATCAAGGACGGCAAGGAAATCATGCCGCGTACCATCATGATCGGTGGTAAGTCCGCTCCGGGTTACTGGATGGCTAAGCAGATCATCCGTCTTGCAAACGCTGTCGCAGCAATCATCGATGCTGATCCGGCATGTAAGGGCAAGCTGAAGATGGTCTTCCTGGAAAACTACCGCGTTTCCTTCGCAGAAAAGATCATCCCGGCAGCAGACCTGTCCGAACAGATCTCCACTGCAGGTACCGAAGCTTCTGGTACCGGTAACATGAAGTTCGCCCTCAACGGCGCTCTCACCATCGGTACTCTCGATGGCGCTAACGTCGAAATGAAGGAAGAAGTCGGCGACGAAAACATCTTCATCTTCGGTCTCACCGTTGAAGAAGTGACCGACCTTCTCGCTAAGGGCTACCGTCCTCGCGACTTCTACGAATCCGACGACGATCTCCGTCGCGTGATCGACCTGATCGGCTCTGGCTTCTTCAGCCCGGATCGTCCGGACCTGTTCAAGCACATTGCAGACAAGCTCCTGACCCACGACCCGTACATGCTCTGCGCAGACTTCCGTAGCTACGTCGACATGCAGAAGAAGGTCGCAGAAGCTTACCAGGACAAGAAGCACTGGGCAGAAATGGCTATCCTGAACGTGGCTCGCATGGGCAAGTTCAGCTCTGACCGTACCATCGACCAGTACGCTAAGGAAATCTGGAACGCCAAGGCTTGCAGCATCAAGCTGTAA